A stretch of DNA from Glycine max cultivar Williams 82 chromosome 18, Glycine_max_v4.0, whole genome shotgun sequence:
CCAGGACTGtacatttaattgaatttttatgaattaattggTCTTGTGTGTAACTTCTCTTCATAATTAGGTAATTGATCCGAAGATACCTGACTCCTCCGATAAAATTATTCTTACGGTTCCAATGGTTCAATCGTCCAAATTTGTGTATGATTTTTGCAATAGTTACTctactaaataaaattataatctcTCGGACAGATATGAAGAATTTGATTTGGTTAGCTCAAATtagatatattttacttttcacatgattgataaataattttattttttaaacatgttttattcCTTATCCATACATATAAAAAACATCTGTTATAAGGAATTAGTCCCTTGAATGGATTTTGGTCTTTCTACTTATCTCATGATATCCAATTATATCTAAATTTAACGGTTTCAACATGAAGAGCATTTTGCAATTTCTTTTAATCCTTCACCCCTTAGGCCagtttccattttttatttattataagttaaaaagTTAGGCAAGCTAATTGATAGGTCAACTTGTAGAACCTTCCattgttaaaaaatgttatattttatgaaaaaatgttgCATGAAAACTATACAAATGATAGAAATGAAATTTGATTGACTACTTAATATCTTCAATTCCACCGCCCATACTTGGTTATTAATTCTCTAATtggtcaaataattaatttgtattgcTTGTgtcattttttcttcataataaATAGCAAACTTCTTTAATGTTTTAGTTAAATTCTTCTACTAACTCTGTAAACGAGAAGAATTGACTTTAACGACTACATTAATCTACCCACCAACTAATTTGTTTCTCACATGATCATATCTACCTAAAAATATATTCGCATGTAGATATACAAATTTCAGCTACAATTTCATAGTATTTGTTTGGATCATCATAATATTTATGTATAGTATTTCCaagttttattgataattaattttaattaagaaatcagttggtcatttttaataaatttatttttatcaatcatatttttttatttacaagacttgaactcaaaattttatttaaaaaaatcaattcttatttcatttgaaccaaacaaaatattagTTACACTTTTATAGTATATGTCTCATGCTTTAATATTTAGagaatcatatttatttatttatttggtaggATGATGTAAATTTTCTATTGCTTGATGGACTTTATTGCGAAATTACAATTTCTTAATTCATCCCAATATTCTTAGTCTTTGTGGTATATTAATTGTATCTCtaaagtcttttttttaaaaataaattaaaaaatattttattttaaaataaataaagttttagaaaaataatgagatttttataattaaataaataaagagaaataattttattaattaaaataatatttttgaggtaaacaaaataaatatgtgttttttttaaaaaaaaagatattttatttattcatttgataaagagtaaaatagagtttctttttataaaaaaaaaatagagtacaTATAAGTTGAGAGCActctaattataaatagagacatattagatCAGTTTTTACATTTACGATAGGTCTCTAGGTTgtctcttcctctcaaattcgttttcccttcttcctcttccaaaTTTCCCGTATACACTAAAACATATCCCAGTAAAATTACGATCTCAAACTTACTAACTGTTgaattgtcgtgaaatttgattatcgggttttaaatttattttcacacATTCCCACCATTGGGAGTTGCGAAATAATGTCTATGGAGGAAGAAATTCCCATCGCACGCAGAGAGTGAAATTGAGACTGTAATCCCTTCTCTTTGTCTCTAACACTTGGAAATCCTAGCAGAGCAACCagaagaaaaacttgaaaaatcttAGGGAATCACTAAAGATGCCGCTATCGCTGCTAGACTACACATGTGAGcctgcttagaggtaagagatgagtttattACAATTGGAATTAGAATGAACATCTACAAGGATCCTTAGAGGgtcaaattgagatttattttgggatatttAGTGTATTGTAATTATGCCTTTACGattataattatgagattgttATATTTGATGGGCCAATTGATGTCttgatgcgaattggttgataaaattgagtgctcttggtgttttcgtgttttgacctatgattttgattcttttgatctTGATATGATTATAAGAAAATGTttaaggggttttactccctatgttgtgagaaacatttttgtataattcatttgtgttttggacaagatttactagattagcatgataaattgttatattgggatCCTGAAATTATGATTGAGATTGTGCGTAAGTAATAAATTGAATGTGTGATGAATTATGAGATACATGTGTGTTGAGATATTGTATGTATGGAGTTGTAagttatgaactgtgcaatcacacgactataagatcctttaagggcgacgagctAATGcgcgatgagtattgtgatgagatccactatgggaacccgacaagttgaatcactttgaggcgcaacgagttaaaatgattttgaaaataattgagtagttgtgtgtattgcataggtAAAGTATGTGTTtgtgccatatatatatatattaatactgtgtgatgtgtatatgactCATGAGGTATGATAACATTGTTTTGGGATTATAACATTGCAATTTAGATTGAGTGTATGATTAATAGActatgtgttgaattgtaagatacatgtgaattgagatgttgtgtgtctttaagggcgacgagttaatatgtgacgagtattgtgatgaaaTCCACTATGAAAATccaacgagtttaatcactttgaagcgcaatgagttaaaattatgttgagaacaattgaggagtcgtatgttttgtatagttcatagataaagtTTGTGTGtcaaaatgttttctgggttggacctgaatcaggagggagagacctTGATGAACTCTTCAGAGTCTAGGCCTTAGGGGTAAATACACTTGCTTTGAGTGCTTTTTTAAGCCTTTGTCGATCTCACATGGTTGAAACATTCTCATAAAatactgtgaccctgactggtcttcTTATGCTTTTACCTAGTGAGATTGACCTCACTTACCAGTGTGTGATCTGTCTTGTTAGTATTTATgggcgcccgacgaggtttttttactgacatgataccacattgcatataggattgagttttagtatatttattgcataacgcttgtgtattgattgatattgattggttgagtgatattgtgttttgattcttgagtacgtgaatgatgtgaaaatgtgtgAGACGTGTAGTGTTGAGATGTGATGTTACGCGATAAGTGGTGGAATAATGTGAATTGtatttaagtaagttgtatttcatttatatgatatgtatatttatgttgtcgtgtttctctctattagttaggaatatgataactcactccagtgtattgtttgtatttagatcctgtgatgatcttgaactttgtgttcgtgggagctgATGGTTAGGTGAATGGTTATGGAGAACCTCACATTAGAGGACACTGGAATACAATactttgataggatgtgacattaagATCTAGCGCTTATAGAGAAAATTTTCCAAACACAACCTTGAAACGATGGACTCTTAGCATCTCATGGACTAAAGTGAGAGTTTAGTCTGATTTCATCAATTGTTGATGACCCACGCACATGTGCTTCTTGCCATACAACCTCACTACCTTTTAAGGGCTCACCAGCTTTGTTGAAAACACATTTAGAATCTTTCTTCAAAGTCAGTTTAAGAAGATACAAACTGTATAATCACTTATTGCAATATGAATGTTATATGCTGCTGCACAATAACTTCAAGTGATAACAACATTTGATGAAACAATGGAAACATTCTTTTAGATAGATTTACATGGACCTTTCAGATGCCAAATCAAGAAGCTTACGGAAGAACTGATGAGGATACAACGGTGGCTGTTCTACTAGTGCCTGAAATATGCATAGAAGGATATAGTCAGAATCATAAAATTGGAATATAGGTGTTTGTTCTGGTGTTGTGTCTCTTTACTTGAATAAagatgctttaattttttttatatccttatttttgtcttatttttatttttctatttggtAGAAAGCTTCCTTTTGCTCCCTACACTTAAAAGTACGATTCCAATTTTATCTGCTTCAAGTTCATGTCATTTAGCCTTTGTGATATGCCAACCGGTTTTAGATGCAGTGTAGAATAAATAATGCCCCAGTTCAACCTCTGTGATGAAAGCTTACACTTGGTAAGTGCCTAGATAGAGGAAAATACACAGAAAAGATTatgaaataaaagtaattatatCATAGCAAGAATTTACCTGATGAATCAGAACAGTGGAAGGTGTCATTCCAGGCACAGTATTTACCTCTATAATCAAAACCTACGAACATTGAAAGTTATCTAGGAATAAGATGATGACAAGTCACTGAAACACAATTCCTGTATGAGAAAGGACtacgtgatttttttttttaatttcaaagagTTGATGGTAACATTCTATTAAGCACAGACTCTCAATAAACTGCTATGCACTTAAACAAGGATGTATAGATTAGACAGTCTAGTCAGCATTCTAGCAGATCAGCATATTTTAGCTGAAAAAAGGGGGGAATGGTTGACAACAAaagtaattttcatttcaaattttccACCTCTCCATTTTCTAGCTATTACAAAAGGAATAGCAAGTTTCAGGTTGAATCCATATTGCAAAAATTGTAACATTAACTTCAAAGAGACAACttaaaaaacaaggaaaaagagAATGGACATGGCATATTCCAACAAGGAATTCAACAAACCTCTCCACTGTCAACATTTACAAATGCATCAATACGTGAAAATCCTTCCAATTGTAGAGTGTTTGCAATCAGTTCAATGTGCTGTTTACATCTCTTCAAAGCATTCTCACtataaagagaagagaagaaaagataactgtcattcaaaatcaattcaaagAAAACTACAAAGAATTGAGTAGAAATAAGTAGGTGAACACAACATTGCACAGTGAAGAAACAATGATTTGTCAAACAGTATAACATTTCTGTAAACAATAATTACATGGTTGAACATGACACATATCCAACTAACTATAAATTATGAAATCTCCATTGATTTCCATAAGAAATTTCTTAACATACCTCATAATTGACAAGGGAGGCGGAGTCAGATTGATGCCAGTCCCACCTGCCAAGCAATATACAAGTATAGGAAAAAGAATGAACCATTGTGAACCGCTGCCATTATGACAAAGGTAGGAAAAGTACTAGAAAAATAGATAAGAGGCATTCACTTACACACACACTTTCCAGCCTCAAGGTCAAGGGGGTAATAACTCTCTCTAGGACACATTTGTTCCTAATCTTATCTTTCTTGTATTGTCTACTAATCAACAGTAGGTATCCTCATAACCATTATACGTAGTTTGGATTACCTTATTATGCACATAGAATTAAAAAGCTTCACAGCACAGCCAATTATGCTCAAAGCATTTTCTTGAGTTTGATGGGCACCTAGCGATCACAAACTATTCTCAAAGCATTTCTCTGTTTCATTTACCTAGCTTGAAAATCATAAGTGTGACATTCCCATCAATCTCCCCATCATTTTGAAAGATGGATCAGAGAAACATAAACCATGCTACCCACGGTATGATTTAGTGTATGtttagtaatattatttttgggaAATAGTcgctaaatatttaaaagtttctCAGAAAGCTAGTAAAACTAAAGTGATTATATCTTTACAATAAGTTGAACCAAACACCATCCCCAATTTTCACCTCTAAAAATTGCTAACTCAGGTATTTGTCCATTTGATCTTATTGAACTTACATAATACATACAATCTAGTGCATCTTAACTCAAAACCTTCGATTCGGGCAACTCTTAATTTTAGGATTTTTGTCATAAAAACCTTAAGCTTCACAACTCCAATACTCTATAGGAGCAAGGCCACTAATTTCTATCTTTATCCTGTAGTTTCTAAGTCTTGTCCACttcaatttaaaatcaaaattactcAAACTGAGATTGATTTAAACTATATAAGCTAAGAAAACATGAGTGAATATCATGCtaatttcaattataatttgTCCTTCTATAAATAAAGATTATAGTTAAATTCTAGGAAATTCTATGGAGACCAACCTTGGAACTtctcctcaagtgacaaaatatCACCAGATTCCTTGACAGTTACACTAGGACTTAGCGAGTGCATTGATCCACGTTTTCCTATGACGCCAACAGTTATTTCTACCCATCTGCTGTGCCCTTTCCACGTGAGGCCATGGCcagttgcatcctcaaatttgGATGTCACAATTATTTCATCCGTCTCTATGAAAGGTTCAAAAATTAAGTATTCTGGAGGAGGGTTTGGCATCTCAATCATACCATGTGCCTGTACATTAATCAAAAGTACAAGAGCTGATGTAATGCATTGATGTTAATAGTATATTATACTACGGATGGACACAAGAATATTATAATTACATATCATGGCCACACCATTACATAGTCATTAGTTGGTATCATTTTTCAGCAATGCttcttctcctctctctctctatattcaCTTTAAATTCTCTCTCTGTATGTATTACAACTATATTGAATGAGAGTATTTTTAAGAGATATTCTTCAACAAAAAcgtttttaaaagttattcttCAAACCCGATAGTTTGTAGGGATTTTTCTTAACATATCTTATCTATTTCAATCTattctttttatcattatttttaaaagaaactatcaataataaaaaatgattttgtatcataatataaattatttatcataaatctaaaatataattcatatatttaaaaatatttatttattatgaattttaattataatataatttatatattataaattttagttaccTAAAACATTTATCTTGTGCATTGCACGCTTAAAATAACATTTCATCAACACATGAAATCTTTTTGATGATTACATGATGCTATTCCTTATCCTATACCTTTGATAAGCTATTTGGAGGAATTCTTAGTAGACAGTCCTCCAGAGCTCTGACATATATTGCAAGGTCCTCAGAACAGCTGAATGAAAATAGAATCAGCAAGTTGTAAAACATAATTCCTCTAATCTTCTGTAAGCATATAACAATATTTGATAACCTTTAATCACTGATATCACAAAAAAGAGATACTAACAAAGTAATAAATCTACCATAGTCTTGCGACCCCAGTTGAGCATCCATCTTTTGCTGGTTTGACACATAATGTTTGGCACTGTAGCTTCCTGGTGAGGTCATGCCATGTATCACTTATGGGCTTATTAGAGAGATCATCTTTTTGCCTGACATTCTTATTTATGGTAAGAACTCCCGAATTTGCAAGCTTTTAATAACAATATTAGAATGCAAAGTCAGAGAAACGTGTCACATTGTTGGAAAACTAACAATTTCAATGATGTTTCTTATAAATACAAGAAATTTGTAGCTGACAATTGCTAATAATTCTACCTATTGGTTTGAAAATCGATGACAAAATTAaccataaatatttaatttcccaTAACTCCTACACTTAAAACATTCATAACAGTAGGAATTCTAAATTGTAGCAGTAAACTCTAATAATAGATACAGAGGTATATTCTTAATACAAAGTGAGAAAAGTAATGTAAGAGGAGTGTTCTTTATATTTCACATTTAAATTAGGGACACATACATGTTTTATAGCCACAGATGTTGCAACTTTGTCCATACAAATCTTCGATGCCATTGCACCAGGACCTTCAACAGAAGATGCAAGAGAGAACAGAAGACAATAcaagttaaacaaaataaataaataaacttgtttAGAGGATACCATTGTACTTAATAGTCCCACGTAAGTGCACATTATAAACAAACCTGTGTAGGGAACTCCTTCAGCATCCAGCAAAGATTGAAGTGTACCATCTTCTCCAATGCCTCCATGCACTATAAGTAGCAAAAGTAAGACATTGTAAAGACACATTTCATAAATCTGCATTCCCGGAAAGTTTATCTATACATTTAAATTGAAACAACTGTTAAAAGAATGTGCCATATTCTTCCCAGTATCACTATTAGACAAATAACGAGGGACTTATAGACCACTTTAGAATAGATTACCATATGACTATTATTGGATTTAGTGTATGGTCAACCCTAACAACTTTTTCCCCTATAACCTGCTGCGGATCTACCTTAAGAAATGCTACTTGTGATTATCTTGAAACATTACATCAAATTGATGTTTGTCAAGATGATGCACAAGGCACACTCCATGTTGATACTGATAGCTAACTAATTAACTATGCATCtccaacaatatataaaataatgaatatgaaaacattttataatatattgttaGAAACTGACATTGGCAAGTGGATCAAGTACCAGCAGCTCAAATAGATAATGGACCTACACCTAAGTTTGGGAAAGTGTAAGTGAGAGGTGCTAGAGACGTTTGGCTGAAAGCGGAAGGGAAAAAGCATGTGAGTGAGGATGTGGTTAGTTAGACATCTAAGAAAGAGAGTGGAGGTAAGGGGGAATTcagttagagagagagagaggtatgGAATGTTTTTGTGAACAAAGGAACTTTCCTATTGACAGGGGAGTGCCTCTGTAAAACATAGGCTTCGGGTGCATTTCATCTTCTGAGAATTATTCATTATTCATTTACTGTTCCATTTTTCATACTTGAATAATGTTATTCATGTTCAgattaatattgtttttgtgaCTCAATGTGAGACTATACCaagactaaaatatgtttttgattttataattaggtgaattttgttttgttcattaataaattttttctttgtactaagtctctaataaaataataattttattttttatctttgatattttaatttaatctttgatagattagcaaattttattttgggtccCTGATAAATTTTGtccatttgttattattttttttttcaaagggactaatacaaaataaacaaaatttatgaggaataaaaaataaaattgttttattagaaactcaatttaaaaaagaaatttattagaaaacaaatacaaaatttagatatttattaagaatcaaaaacatattttagccaaAATACAATCACTTGAAAGCTCTTTTTTCGCTGTCAATACCTGCAATAAAAATTGTTGCTTGGACTTCCTTGGCTAGCTTGATCCACTGCCTTAACGAAAATTTTGCAGGCAGATCATCAGCAATATCAAACCCAGTAAACCAATTGTGGTCCTTCAAACCCTCCATAAGATCGTTCATTACTTTCTTCCGTAGGTCAGATGTTATTGCAGCCCGTTCTGGCTCAATTGCTTCCATGCATGCATCCAGTACCTCCTCAGTAGTATGTCTTAGCACAAGAGAATAACTGCGCACGAAtaattacaatataattatttcattcAAACTACATTATGAAGAGGTCACACACTCACATGCATGAATCACACAACTCAAATATTACTGATCATGGATTGAGTGCCTAAAAGCAAAAGCTAATAGTTGGAAGCCTAGGAATAGTTTTATATCAGTCTAACAACCATAAAATAAACAAGTTGTTCCTATAtgcatatttcaaaattaaggaCAAATACTTACGGTAATGACAAAACTGTTCTATTCATTACATCATCAGCCTTTTTTCCGATATCAACGCTAGATGCACACTCACTTGTAGGGGAAAGCAAACATGGAGTTACCTCAAGCTGTAAGAACAGATTTTAGTCTCTTACATATCATACGTATGGCATTAGTCTTTTAAAGTAGCAAATGCAATAAGTTTATAGAATATATACAACAGTTTTTACTTCTAAGTCATAGGTATAAGCCCTATATTatcttgaaaattataaattagctgctaaaaaataaagcaaattaAATAAAGCATTTATGAAAAAGCTTCTATTCTAAAATAACCCCTACTCcacttaaaaatcaataaattaagcGAACCTGGATAAGTGCAAAAGTGTCAAATTAATgcttacacattttttttttaaaaaaattgtaaaaataagaACATTAATATTAAAGTTAAACGATACAATTAAACTTCAGCAGATAGGTTACCAAAGCATTATTTACAGTAACTTTAAAGTCTTCCTGATTGTGGACACTTACATCATGGAAGGCTAGCAAATTGAGCCAGACATTTGTACCACTCATAAGAGATACTTGCCGTTCTGATGTGTTACCTCCAAAAATGACAAACACTTTTCGAGTTCCTTCatggcgagaaaatgacttgcTTTGTTGTAAGGATTTTGACCTGCTTGGAAGCTGACCTGATATACCACTAACTGAAGCAAGATTTGGAAATCGCAAGCAAGCATGGTGAATAATGCTTCTAAGGATGTTTGTATGAGAAaaaccaacctgaataacataTATAGCATTTTTCAAGTAGTGAATGATAAGAATTATCCatgcataaataagaaaaacaaaaataatcaacTTTATCATCTGGAAGTGATTTAACTGGTTGGTGTCATGTTTGTAGAACATCATGCTTTCAACATACAAGATAGCTTTACAGAACATTTAGTCAGCTAGAGATAAAGAAGACATCAGCCCACTTCTGAAAAAGGGTATTTGGACTTCAAGATACATTTATGTAACATTAGGTAGCTTCATTATAATCCCCATAAAAGGAAATAAGCAACTTGTTATGTCATAGAAACGTACTAAGatgaaaacaacaacaaactcCTTCCCTCTAGGTGACATACTGAGATCAATTACATAAATCACATGATGCCATTGAGCTTGGTTAAAAACCAAATTAGATTCCTTTTGATGATTTTCTACAATGGTTTTCTTAGCCTCCCTGTACTTTTTATAGGGTTAAAAACCATGCAATCTACTGAGTTCACTAGTGCATCCAATGACCTTTGCATGTGCCCAAATTACTTTAATCGATTGTTTGTAATCTATTCCTTAATATTTGTCATGCCAATATCTCCTCATATACaatcattttgtattttttcgttttttttgttaaaacatatcCATATTAACATTCTAACCAAACCAACAACTAACAtttttcgataaaaaaaaattcaactattttcccttttttttctcttattgtcCCTTTAAAGCTCAACATTCACTATGATGAAGTATAACTGGTTGTATAACAGTATGATAAAAGTTTCCTTTGAAGTTTGTAAGTACATTATGGTGCATAAAACCCCTAATGCCTTTCTTCATTTGACACACTAAGAAGAAAAGgtcaatttaaaagaaaataagaaattaccTTAGAAGCTTGCTGAAATAGAAAACTGGTTTGTTCCATACCACTTATCTGAAACAAGCAATGACTTTAACATTCAGCACACTAGTGAACAAGAAACATTAGTAGTAAAACTGCTAAAGATATTATCCGTATTCTTTCCAAGGAAGAAAATCATCTCACCAGGTTAATGTCAGTGAATATTATGGTACCAGATTCAGTCCTTCCAAACTCACTTTCTGGTGATGGTGACAATTTGGAACTTGAATTTGGCAAAAACCATCCATCAATTCGTGCAAAATCTTGCAGGCAAAGCTGTTGAAATATCAGAGATGCTCCTTTGCGAATATTTTCAATTACATCCAAAGGAAACCGTGGTGGAGTGTGATAAGCAACCTGCAGATAATATATGCttcattttattagaaaaacaCTAGCCAGCATTGGTGAAAGCCTGAaacaaaatactaaataaacTGAAGGAAAAAGTCACATGCTGCACTATTTTTAAGATCAGCAAGCATGTGCAGTATATCTTGAGTGCATATAAACAGATTCACCCTACTACTAGTACTGACCTGTTGGGTTGGAAGGTACTTCCTGCGGTAATTAAATATTGCGTCATTTTCTTTCACATCATTTGCACCACGGAATTGAAGCTCCACCTGTTCATATAAATTACTCTATCACTGCTGAGTACGAAATATTTATTGGGCATGTTGAAATTGTTacaaatttctaaaatatttttaaatataatatgtatgaaaatagtagaatatcctaaaattatagtgtgtatgaatatggtagaacaatctagaactataatgtgtatgaatatggtagaacaatctagaactataagtgcatgtataagatagaagaatctagaactatcatgatactaatctatcatgaaaactctagaaagacctaaagtaatgtagaaacattcaccaccattgagaggttggtgacttgagcctataaatagacaattggtatgttgtaattgatcatccaagaaatcaatgacatagtcttctttctaaaacaattctctaaaactatcaactatcaactatcaactatcatctaatcaactaccaacagtggtatcagagctacgTTCGGTCATACATTGTGCGTAGTTATATTACCTACCTACCATTCCAAAATCCTCCcaactacttcaaaaatttTCTTTGTACTATTAACCCactccaataatattttttctaagctATGGATAACACTACTCAATCGTCAACTATTTCTGTCCCTATCTTCAatggtgaaaattatgatttctgacgtgttaaaatggaaacatatttttcatctcaAGATTTATGGGA
This window harbors:
- the LOC100775955 gene encoding uncharacterized protein; this translates as MATSSLAGNCTLLRHSETQSCSLLSSPGGSSVKLFWSKKHEASTCHAARVAAVPRASAREVAVVGGGVVEKGREKGRVLKVGLICGGPSAERGISLNSARSVLDHLQGDDLHVSCYYIDCNLNAFAISSAQVYSNTPADFDFKLESLAQSFQTLSDLAKHLATAVDIVFPVIHGQFGEDGGIQELLEKYNVPFVGTGSKECCQAFDKHKASLELRKHGFITVPSFLVQGYETKKSELSEWFEKHQLDPDLGKVVVKPTRGGSSIGVRVAYGVNDSLVKANEIMSEGIDNKVLIEIYLEGGSEFTAIVLDVGSASDSFPVVLLPTEVELQFRGANDVKENDAIFNYRRKYLPTQQVAYHTPPRFPLDVIENIRKGASLIFQQLCLQDFARIDGWFLPNSSSKLSPSPESEFGRTESGTIIFTDINLISGMEQTSFLFQQASKVGFSHTNILRSIIHHACLRFPNLASVSGISGQLPSRSKSLQQSKSFSRHEGTRKVFVIFGGNTSERQVSLMSGTNVWLNLLAFHDLEVTPCLLSPTSECASSVDIGKKADDVMNRTVLSLPYSLVLRHTTEEVLDACMEAIEPERAAITSDLRKKVMNDLMEGLKDHNWFTGFDIADDLPAKFSLRQWIKLAKEVQATIFIAVHGGIGEDGTLQSLLDAEGVPYTGPGAMASKICMDKVATSVAIKHLANSGVLTINKNVRQKDDLSNKPISDTWHDLTRKLQCQTLCVKPAKDGCSTGVARLCCSEDLAIYVRALEDCLLRIPPNSLSKAHGMIEMPNPPPEYLIFEPFIETDEIIVTSKFEDATGHGLTWKGHSRWVEITVGVIGKRGSMHSLSPSVTVKESGDILSLEEKFQGGTGINLTPPPLSIMSENALKRCKQHIELIANTLQLEGFSRIDAFVNVDSGEVLIIEVNTVPGMTPSTVLIHQALVEQPPLYPHQFFRKLLDLASERSM